The Anopheles marshallii chromosome X, idAnoMarsDA_429_01, whole genome shotgun sequence genome includes a window with the following:
- the LOC128713914 gene encoding protein scarlet encodes MVLEELPNTVCVPPVVTASSMTKQSAIKLLNMVANGRKRHSSINEQQLVPLEPPGSCLSSPTPGGSSRCYQSSLRSYSKWSPTEQGATLVWRDLCVYATASSPNGEHNGVSGSHRPTIKRIINNVSGAVTPGTLIALMGSSGAGKSTLMSALAYRTPPGTVVQGDILVNGQPVGPYMYRLSGFVHQDDLFVGSLTVHEHMYFMAKLRLERRVGHRAIDQTIRDLLERTGLARCAGTRIGEAGDGKMLSGGEKKRLAFATELLTKPTLLFCDEPTTGLDSYSAQALVSTLQQLARRGTAIICTIHQPSSQLFSMFDQVMLLAEGRVAYAGRPLDALAFFAQHGHACPPNYNPAEYLIGALATAPGFEKASQRAAHRLCDLFAVSEAAGQRDVLINLEVHMAESGDYRVTEEKHLSGRPHWFHATLWLTYRALLTVVRDPTVQYLRLLQKIAIALMAGLCFTGAIEPTQLGIQATQGILFILISENTFTPMYAVLSVFPETFPLFMRETKNGLYRTSQYYVANVVAMLPGLVAEPLVFVLIAYWLAELRPTFYAFLVTAAAATLVMNVSTACGCFFSAAFNSLPLAMAYLVPFDYILMITSGVFIHLNTMPTATRWLPYLSWLMYANEAMSIAQWEGVTNITCPAVDDKLPCLRTGNEVLEHYSFDESHLTLNLWAMVLLYFCFHVLGYLFLWRKTKR; translated from the exons ATGGTTCTAGAAGAGTTGCCGAACACCGTGTGCGTGCCACCAGTGGTCACTGCCAGTTCCATGACCAAGCAATCCGCTATCAAACTGCTCAACATGGTTGCGAACGGGCGGAAGAGACACTCGTCGATCAATGAGCAGCAGCTGGTACCGTTGGAGCCGCCCGGAAGTTGCCTCTCGTCACCAACGCCGGGCGGTTCCAGCCGCTGCTATCAATCGTCACTGCGCAGCTACAGCAAGTGGTCACCGACCGAGCAGGGTGCGACCCTGGTGTGGCGGGATCTCTGCGTGTACGCCACGGCCAGCTCACCGAACGGGGAGCACAACGGCGTCTCCGGTAGCCATCGTCCCACGATCAAACGCATCATCAACAATGTGAGCGGTGCCGTCACGCCCGGGACACTGATCGCCCTGATGGGTTCGAGCGGTGCCGGCAAGAGTACGCTTATGTCTGCCTTGGCCTACCGCACGCCGC CGGGAACAGTTGTGCAGGGTGATATACTCGTCAATGGGCAACCGGTGGGCCCTTATATGTACCGGCTGAGCGGGTTTGTGCACCAGGACGATTTGTTCGTCGGTTCGCTGACCGTGCACGAGCACATGTACTTTATGGCGAAGTTGCGGCTCGAGCGACGTGTTGGCCACCGTGCAATAGACCAGACGATCCGCGACCTTCTGGAACGGACCGGTCTGGCAAGGTGCGCCGGCACACGGATCGGCGAGGCAGGCGACGGGAAGATGCTGTCCGGGGGTGAGAAGAAACGGCTCGCCTTCGCGACGGAGCTGCTGACGAAACCGACGCTACTGTTCTGCGACGAACCGACGACCGGACTGGACTCGTACAGTGCCCAGGCGCTGGTGTCGACGTTGCAGCAGCTGGCGCGCCGTGGTACCGCGATCATCTGCACCATCCACCAACCATCGTCCCAGCTGTTCTCGATGTTCGACCAGGTGATGCTGCTGGCGGAGGGTCGGGTCGCGTATGCGGGCCGACCACTGGATGCGCTTGCCTTCTTCGCACAGCACGGTCACGCCTGCCCGCCGAACTACAACCCGGCCGAGTATCTGATCGGTGCGCTCGCGACTGCGCCCGGCTTTGAGAAGGCGTCCCAGCGGGCCGCCCATCGGCTGTGCGATCTGTTCGCGGTGAGTGAGGCGGCCGGCCAGCGGGACGTGCTGATCAACCTGGAGGTACATATGGCGGAGAGTGGTGACTACCGGGTGACGGAGGAGAAACATCTGTCCGGACGGCCGCACTGGTTCCACGCGACCCTGTGGCTCACCTACCGGGCATTGCTGACCGTGGTGCGGGACCCCACCGTGCAGTATCTACGCCTGTTGCAGAAGATC GCAATCGCACTGATGGCGGGGCTCTGCTTTACCGGTGCGATCGAACCGACGCAGCTGGGGATACAGGCGACCCAGGGCATCCTCTTCATCCTCATCTCGGAGAACACCTTCACGCCGATGTACGCGGTACTGTCCGTGTTTCCCGAAACCTTCCCACTCTTCATGCGCGAAACGAAGAACGGTCTCTATCGCACCTCACAGTATTACGTAGCGAACGTCGTTGCGATGCTGCCCGGGCTCGTCGCCGAACCGCTCGTGTTCGTGCTGATCGCGTACTGGCTGGCGGAGCTGCGCCCAACGTTCTACGCCTTTCTCGTGACGGCAGCGGCGGCCACGCTCGTCATGAACGTATCGACCGCGTGCGGGTGTTTCTTCTCCGCCGCGTTCAACTCACTGCCACTAGCGATGGCCTACCTGGTGCCGTTCGACTACATCCTCATGATCACGTCCGGCGTGTTCATCCATCTGAATACGATGCCGACCGCGACCCGCTGGCTGCCGTACCTCTCCTGGCTGATGTACGCCAACGAGGCCATGTCCATCGCCCAGTGGGAAGGGGTCACTAACATTA